Proteins co-encoded in one Streptococcus parauberis NCFD 2020 genomic window:
- a CDS encoding BglG family transcription antiterminator, whose amino-acid sequence MVDNKSLVILMTLIRNQQLSLYELSVKTKFSIKTLKDEIATINQLLEANKFPQLVISNGNYSLSKKLENKSQLIFNLLNSQHIFLGQEERIAFIYLYTFCRKDFVSNTHYQYFLKVSKNTTLTDIKALRSLMASYQLKLIYSRQLGYTLRGKEQDKHRMAIKIITDLIQSANGRWALDYILSEWDYKVSYELLEQKVTDYYQTFQMTPILDRLKECLYIIIFILSRYQRPVIRIEDNRTPISKEIEDLISLVANEVKQEEKVDLELTDPQQNYLRLLLSGSFEGDQDSDDYYFSELTLEIINQLEGISLLRFEDKGAMLATMKRHLIPAYYRLQFGLSSSNDYAYRIKQDYPELFTMVRQALQPLEREVGYPIPSSEIAYFVLHFGGYLHQQKSVFESKYRAVIICPNGVSSSLIIKENLKILFPQLSFQGISRVDQLDGIDPNDYDMIFSTIILDRKKPCYLVPMIMTEEQSFQLVDLVCQDFPNLADEDLEVEKILTTIKHYATVTKEKELRIALRKILKQDLLRKDVSPLLHELITEQTYQTSSQKLDWKEAIKLAAQPLLDQGKITDHYPQAMIEKVEEFGPFINLGKGIAIPHARPEDGVVDVGMSMLVLEQPIYLLDDPKQEIHLLICIAAVDNETHLKALSQLTTILRDNEHVKVLLASRNYQEIKKIINQEA is encoded by the coding sequence ATGGTTGATAATAAATCACTAGTAATATTGATGACGTTGATTAGAAATCAACAACTTTCTCTTTATGAATTATCTGTAAAGACAAAGTTTTCCATAAAAACTTTAAAAGATGAAATAGCAACAATCAATCAGTTGTTAGAAGCAAATAAATTTCCCCAACTTGTCATCTCTAATGGCAACTACAGCCTTTCAAAAAAGTTAGAAAATAAGTCACAATTAATTTTTAACTTATTAAATTCACAGCATATTTTTCTTGGACAAGAAGAAAGAATAGCTTTTATTTACCTTTATACCTTTTGTCGGAAAGATTTTGTATCCAATACTCACTATCAATATTTTTTGAAAGTCAGTAAAAATACGACCTTAACGGATATCAAGGCTTTACGTTCCTTAATGGCCAGTTACCAATTGAAGTTAATCTACTCTCGTCAACTTGGCTATACCTTAAGAGGCAAAGAACAAGATAAACACCGGATGGCTATCAAGATAATCACGGATTTGATTCAATCAGCCAATGGACGATGGGCCCTTGACTACATTCTATCTGAGTGGGATTATAAGGTTTCTTATGAGTTACTGGAGCAGAAAGTCACTGATTATTATCAGACTTTCCAAATGACACCAATTCTCGATCGTTTGAAAGAGTGTCTCTACATTATTATCTTTATCCTTAGTCGTTATCAGCGTCCTGTTATTCGAATCGAAGATAACCGGACACCGATTTCCAAGGAAATAGAAGATCTGATTAGTTTGGTGGCAAATGAGGTTAAGCAAGAGGAGAAGGTCGATTTAGAGCTCACAGATCCTCAACAAAATTATCTGCGACTTTTGCTTTCGGGGTCTTTTGAAGGTGACCAGGATAGTGATGACTATTATTTTAGTGAGTTGACATTAGAAATCATTAATCAGTTGGAGGGCATATCATTGTTGCGCTTTGAAGATAAGGGAGCTATGTTGGCAACCATGAAGCGTCATCTGATTCCAGCTTATTATCGACTGCAATTTGGTTTATCTTCATCAAATGATTATGCTTATCGGATTAAGCAGGATTACCCAGAGCTTTTTACCATGGTTCGGCAAGCCTTGCAACCACTTGAAAGAGAAGTGGGTTATCCAATTCCATCCAGTGAAATTGCTTATTTTGTCTTACATTTTGGTGGCTACTTACACCAGCAAAAATCAGTCTTTGAAAGCAAATATCGGGCAGTCATTATCTGTCCTAATGGGGTTAGTTCCTCCTTAATCATTAAGGAAAATTTAAAAATCCTTTTTCCTCAGCTCAGTTTTCAAGGTATTTCACGAGTTGATCAGTTAGATGGTATCGACCCAAATGATTATGACATGATTTTTTCGACTATCATTTTGGATAGAAAAAAGCCATGTTACTTAGTACCAATGATAATGACCGAAGAACAATCTTTTCAACTAGTTGACTTGGTTTGTCAAGATTTTCCAAATCTTGCTGATGAGGATTTAGAAGTTGAAAAAATACTTACTACTATTAAGCATTACGCTACAGTGACTAAGGAAAAAGAACTACGGATTGCATTGCGTAAAATATTGAAACAAGATTTATTAAGAAAGGACGTGAGCCCCTTGCTGCACGAATTAATTACAGAACAGACTTATCAAACCAGCTCACAAAAGCTAGATTGGAAAGAAGCAATCAAACTGGCTGCTCAGCCATTGCTTGATCAAGGAAAAATTACGGACCATTATCCCCAAGCAATGATTGAAAAGGTGGAGGAATTTGGACCATTTATCAATCTTGGGAAAGGGATAGCCATTCCACATGCCAGACCCGAAGATGGTGTCGTCGATGTGGGTATGTCCATGTTAGTCCTTGAACAGCCAATTTACCTTTTGGATGATCCCAAGCAAGAAATCCATTTACTGATTTGTATCGCTGCTGTGGATAATGAAACCCATCTAAAGGCTTTGTCACAATTAACCACAATTTTAAGAGATAATGAGCATGTTAAGGTATTACTTGCTTCACGTAACTACCAGGAAATAAAAAAAATTATTAATCAGGAGGCGTAA
- a CDS encoding PTS sugar transporter subunit IIB — protein sequence MLRIGTACGSGLGSSFMVQMNIESILKDLGVTDVEVEHYDLGGADPSAADVWIVGRDLEDSAGHLGDVRILNSIIDMDELRELVTAICQEKGLI from the coding sequence ATGTTAAGAATTGGTACAGCATGTGGCTCAGGGTTGGGCTCAAGTTTTATGGTACAAATGAATATCGAATCTATTCTTAAAGATCTTGGTGTCACTGATGTTGAAGTAGAGCATTATGACCTAGGAGGCGCAGATCCTTCTGCAGCTGATGTATGGATTGTGGGACGTGACCTAGAAGATTCTGCTGGGCACCTTGGGGATGTTCGTATCCTGAACAGTATTATTGATATGGATGAATTAAGAGAATTGGTTACAGCTATCTGTCAGGAAAAAGGATTAATCTAG
- a CDS encoding PTS ascorbate transporter subunit IIC has product MKFLVDIASTPAILVALIAVIGLLLQKKATPDIVKGGIKTFVGFLVVSGEAGIVQSSLNPFGTMFEHAFHLSGVVPNNEAIVAVALTKYGSATALIMFAGMIFNILIARFTKFKYIFLTGHHTLYMACMIAVIMSVSGFKSASLIIFGGLALGIIMSISPAFVQKFMIQLTGNDKVALGHFSSLGYWLSGTIGGLVGDKSKSTEDIKFPKSLSFLRDSTVSITISMAIIYLIVAIFAGPGWIAKELSNGTHGLVFALQLAGQFAAGVFVILAGVRLILGEIVPAFKGISEKLVPNSKPALDCPIVYPYAPNAVLLGFISSFAGGLVSMAVMIMTGTTVILPGVVPHFFCGATAGVIGNAAGGVRGATVGAFMQGVLISYLPIFLMPVLGGLGFKGTTFSDADFGLSGIVLGMLNKIGGATAIAIGLVLILVTLVAFSFVGKQSKEA; this is encoded by the coding sequence ATGAAATTTTTAGTTGATATTGCCAGTACACCAGCTATTTTGGTTGCCTTGATTGCGGTTATTGGTCTCTTGCTTCAAAAAAAAGCAACACCTGATATTGTCAAGGGTGGTATTAAAACTTTCGTTGGCTTCCTTGTTGTATCTGGCGAGGCCGGTATTGTACAAAGTTCATTAAATCCATTTGGAACAATGTTTGAACACGCCTTCCATCTGTCAGGCGTAGTACCAAATAATGAAGCAATTGTGGCTGTTGCTTTGACAAAATATGGTTCAGCAACCGCTCTAATCATGTTTGCAGGTATGATTTTCAACATTCTTATTGCCCGCTTTACAAAGTTTAAATACATTTTCTTAACTGGTCACCATACGCTTTATATGGCATGTATGATTGCTGTGATAATGAGTGTCTCTGGATTTAAGTCAGCATCACTTATCATCTTTGGCGGTTTAGCATTAGGTATTATTATGAGTATCTCTCCTGCATTTGTTCAAAAATTTATGATTCAATTGACAGGTAATGATAAAGTAGCTTTGGGGCACTTTAGTTCACTTGGCTACTGGCTAAGTGGAACTATCGGTGGTTTAGTTGGTGACAAATCTAAATCAACTGAAGATATTAAATTTCCAAAATCTTTATCTTTCTTACGTGATAGTACAGTAAGTATTACTATTTCAATGGCCATAATTTACTTGATTGTTGCGATTTTTGCTGGACCAGGATGGATTGCTAAAGAATTGAGTAATGGAACACACGGACTTGTATTTGCTCTTCAATTAGCTGGACAATTTGCTGCAGGTGTCTTTGTAATTCTTGCAGGGGTTCGTCTCATTTTGGGTGAAATTGTCCCTGCCTTCAAAGGTATTTCAGAAAAATTGGTTCCAAATTCAAAACCTGCTTTGGATTGTCCAATTGTTTATCCATATGCACCTAACGCAGTATTACTTGGTTTTATTTCAAGTTTTGCAGGTGGGTTAGTAAGTATGGCTGTGATGATTATGACTGGTACAACAGTTATTTTACCAGGAGTTGTCCCTCATTTCTTCTGTGGAGCTACTGCAGGTGTTATTGGTAATGCTGCAGGTGGTGTTAGAGGAGCAACTGTAGGTGCATTTATGCAAGGGGTATTAATTAGTTATCTTCCAATCTTCTTGATGCCAGTACTTGGTGGACTAGGATTTAAAGGAACAACCTTCTCTGATGCAGACTTTGGTTTATCAGGTATCGTTCTTGGCATGCTTAATAAAATCGGTGGTGCGACTGCTATTGCTATTGGACTTGTTCTTATTTTAGTAACCCTCGTAGCATTCTCATTTGTAGGAAAACAATCTAAGGAGGCGTAA
- a CDS encoding transketolase gives MTLSEAKLAELEQFALEIRVNILETLNHLGFGHYGGSLSIVETLAVLYGEIIPMTPELFSKKDRDYFVLSKGHAGPALYSTLYLKGFFNQEFLHSLNANGTRLPSHPDKNLTPGVDMTTGSLGQGVSVATGIAYAQVIEKSDHFTYTIVGDGELNEGQCWEAFQFAAHQKLSNLFVFVDDNKKQLDGLTEEICQPGDYVQKFEAFGFEAVRVDGSSILAIYDAILALKLSNSSKPKCIVLDTIKGQGVSLIENMTSNHHLRPDQAQLSALSSAANDLRKELEVD, from the coding sequence ATGACCTTAAGTGAAGCAAAACTAGCAGAACTAGAACAGTTTGCTCTAGAGATTAGAGTGAATATATTAGAAACGCTGAACCATTTGGGCTTTGGTCACTATGGTGGAAGTTTGTCAATTGTTGAAACATTGGCAGTTCTCTATGGTGAAATCATACCAATGACCCCAGAGCTTTTTAGCAAGAAAGATCGTGATTATTTTGTTTTATCAAAAGGTCATGCTGGGCCGGCCCTCTATAGTACCTTGTACCTAAAAGGATTTTTTAATCAAGAGTTTCTTCATTCTTTAAATGCAAATGGAACACGACTTCCTTCACATCCTGATAAAAATTTAACACCTGGAGTTGACATGACAACAGGGTCATTGGGACAGGGTGTGAGTGTAGCCACCGGTATTGCATATGCCCAAGTAATTGAAAAATCAGACCACTTCACATATACAATTGTTGGTGATGGTGAATTGAATGAGGGACAGTGTTGGGAAGCATTCCAATTTGCTGCGCATCAAAAATTATCAAACTTATTTGTTTTCGTCGATGACAATAAAAAACAATTGGATGGTTTGACTGAAGAAATCTGTCAACCAGGTGATTATGTTCAAAAATTTGAAGCTTTTGGTTTTGAAGCTGTCCGTGTCGATGGTAGTAGCATTCTAGCAATTTATGATGCAATATTAGCTTTAAAATTATCTAATAGCTCTAAACCTAAGTGCATTGTTTTAGATACAATTAAAGGTCAAGGTGTATCATTAATTGAAAATATGACTTCTAACCACCATTTAAGACCAGATCAGGCACAACTCTCCGCTTTAAGTTCTGCAGCAAATGATTTGAGAAAAGAATTGGAGGTTGACTAA
- a CDS encoding transketolase family protein — translation MTRQTKEMRHVYRDFLAEVSDSHPQVAALEADLSSSMATNNLSQRLGKRFVNLGIMEAQMIGLGAGLAVKGYHPYIHTFGPFASRRVFDQLFISLGYAQLQATIIGSDAGVSAEMNGGTHMPFEDLGLLRLVPKATVYEVSDDIQFEAVLQETLSISGLSYIRTIRKKPLPIYEAGEDFSQGYKVLRSGKDATIVASGIMVAKAMEAAELLSEKGKEVEVVDLFRIKPLPESSIANLIGKTIVTVENHNQIGGLGSAICEALSTEKNTSVTRMGVKESFGQVGKSDYLLDVYGLSTNHIVETVMSL, via the coding sequence ATGACTAGACAAACAAAAGAAATGCGCCATGTTTATCGTGACTTTTTAGCCGAAGTGAGTGATAGTCATCCTCAAGTAGCAGCACTTGAAGCAGATTTATCAAGTTCAATGGCTACTAACAACTTATCTCAGAGGTTAGGCAAACGTTTTGTCAACTTGGGAATAATGGAAGCGCAGATGATTGGATTAGGGGCCGGATTAGCCGTAAAAGGCTACCATCCTTATATACATACTTTTGGTCCGTTTGCTTCTAGACGTGTTTTTGACCAACTATTTATCTCCCTTGGTTACGCACAGTTACAAGCGACAATTATTGGTTCAGATGCAGGTGTGAGTGCTGAGATGAATGGTGGAACACATATGCCATTTGAAGATTTAGGATTACTCCGCTTGGTTCCAAAAGCTACTGTTTATGAAGTCAGTGATGACATCCAATTTGAGGCTGTTTTGCAAGAAACATTAAGTATTTCAGGACTATCCTATATTAGAACGATTCGTAAAAAACCACTTCCGATATATGAAGCTGGCGAAGATTTCTCACAAGGGTACAAAGTTCTTCGTAGTGGCAAGGATGCAACAATTGTTGCTTCTGGTATCATGGTCGCAAAAGCAATGGAAGCAGCAGAGCTCTTATCAGAAAAAGGAAAAGAAGTTGAAGTTGTTGACCTCTTTAGAATTAAGCCATTACCGGAATCATCAATAGCTAATCTTATTGGGAAAACAATTGTTACTGTAGAAAATCATAATCAAATTGGTGGTCTTGGGTCTGCTATTTGTGAAGCACTATCAACAGAGAAAAATACATCTGTTACTCGAATGGGTGTAAAAGAGTCCTTTGGTCAAGTCGGAAAAAGTGATTACCTACTTGATGTTTATGGCTTATCTACTAATCACATTGTTGAAACAGTCATGTCCTTATGA
- a CDS encoding M13 family metallopeptidase, producing MVDYKENFYHAVNGKWAETAVIPDDKPRTGGFSDLADEIENFMLETTDKWLAGQEQPQDAILGNFIKFHQMTSDYAKREEVGVQPVLPLIEEYQNLNSFEEFASKIAEFEMTGKPNLFPFGVAPDFMNAQLNVLWAEAPSILLPDTTYYEEGHEKADELRQVWRQSQEKILRNFNFSDEEISDLLDKTLELDKQLAQYVLSQEEASEYVKLYHPYEWADFSKLAPELPLDAIFTQILGQVPDKVIVPEERFWTKFASRYYSEANWDLLKADLIIGAANAYNSYLTDAIRVESGVYGRALSGTPQAMNKKKAAYYLAQGPYSQAIGLWYADKFFSPEAKADVEHKVATMIDVYKSRLQAADWLAPATREKAIIKLNVITPHIGYPEQLPETYAKKIIDESLSLVENAQKLAAISIAHSWSKWNQPVDRKEWHMPAHMVNAYYDPQQNQIVFPAAILQAPFYSLEQSSSANYGGIGAVIAHEISHAFDTNGASFDEHGSLKDWWTEADYTAFKERTDKVVDQFEGLDSYGAKVNGKLTVSENVADLGGVACALEAAKKEADFSARDYFVNFARIWRMKARPEFMQMMATVDVHAPGEWRTNVTLTNFDEFHQEFGVTEGDFMWRRPEDRVIIW from the coding sequence ATGGTCGATTATAAAGAAAATTTTTATCACGCTGTTAATGGTAAATGGGCTGAAACAGCTGTAATCCCTGATGATAAACCTAGAACTGGTGGATTTTCAGACTTAGCTGATGAAATTGAAAATTTCATGTTAGAGACAACAGACAAATGGTTAGCAGGGCAAGAACAACCTCAAGATGCTATTTTAGGAAACTTTATTAAGTTTCACCAAATGACATCAGATTATGCTAAACGTGAAGAAGTAGGTGTACAACCTGTCTTACCTTTGATTGAAGAATACCAAAATTTAAACTCGTTTGAAGAATTTGCCTCTAAGATTGCTGAATTCGAAATGACTGGTAAACCAAACCTCTTCCCATTTGGTGTAGCACCTGACTTTATGAATGCTCAGTTAAATGTACTTTGGGCAGAAGCACCATCTATTTTATTACCAGATACAACTTATTATGAAGAAGGGCACGAAAAAGCTGATGAATTGCGTCAGGTTTGGCGTCAGTCACAAGAAAAAATTCTGCGGAACTTTAATTTTTCAGACGAAGAAATTTCGGACTTATTAGATAAAACACTTGAACTAGATAAGCAATTGGCACAGTATGTTCTTTCGCAAGAAGAAGCGTCTGAATATGTTAAGCTTTATCATCCATACGAATGGGCTGACTTTAGCAAATTAGCTCCAGAATTGCCATTAGATGCTATCTTTACGCAAATCTTAGGTCAGGTTCCAGATAAGGTTATTGTTCCTGAGGAACGCTTTTGGACGAAATTTGCTTCTCGCTATTATTCTGAAGCAAATTGGGACTTGTTGAAAGCTGATTTAATCATTGGTGCTGCCAATGCCTATAATTCCTATTTAACAGATGCGATTAGGGTTGAATCTGGTGTTTATGGCCGTGCGCTCTCAGGAACACCTCAAGCCATGAATAAGAAAAAAGCTGCTTACTATCTCGCACAAGGACCTTACAGTCAAGCAATTGGTTTATGGTATGCTGATAAGTTCTTCTCACCTGAGGCGAAAGCTGATGTGGAGCACAAAGTTGCTACGATGATCGATGTTTACAAATCGCGTTTACAAGCCGCTGATTGGCTAGCACCAGCTACACGTGAAAAAGCGATTATTAAACTAAATGTGATTACACCACACATTGGTTATCCGGAACAATTACCTGAAACTTATGCTAAGAAAATTATCGATGAGAGTCTATCATTAGTTGAAAATGCGCAAAAATTAGCGGCTATTTCAATCGCTCACAGTTGGAGTAAATGGAATCAACCTGTTGATCGGAAAGAATGGCATATGCCTGCTCATATGGTCAATGCTTACTATGATCCGCAACAGAATCAAATTGTCTTTCCTGCGGCCATCTTACAAGCACCTTTCTACTCATTAGAACAAAGTTCTTCAGCCAACTATGGCGGTATTGGAGCTGTTATTGCCCATGAAATTTCACACGCCTTTGATACTAACGGTGCTTCCTTCGATGAACATGGATCATTGAAAGATTGGTGGACTGAGGCAGACTACACAGCCTTTAAAGAAAGAACTGATAAGGTTGTTGACCAATTTGAAGGTTTGGATTCCTATGGAGCCAAGGTTAATGGTAAGTTAACTGTTTCTGAAAATGTAGCAGACCTTGGTGGTGTGGCTTGTGCTTTGGAAGCTGCCAAAAAAGAGGCTGACTTCTCAGCGCGTGATTACTTTGTTAACTTTGCTCGTATTTGGCGGATGAAAGCTCGCCCTGAATTTATGCAAATGATGGCGACAGTTGATGTGCATGCACCAGGAGAATGGCGTACAAATGTTACGCTTACAAACTTTGATGAATTCCATCAAGAGTTCGGCGTAACTGAAGGAGACTTTATGTGGCGTCGTCCTGAAGATAGGGTTATTATTTGGTAA